From the genome of Paracoccus seriniphilus, one region includes:
- a CDS encoding ATP-binding protein → MSSDALTRIAEALERLAPAPQPAPSFTEATAYVWRADPDMLVPVDTVSRVDLVQLVGIERAKETLLANTLQFARGFGANNALLWGARGMGKSSLVKAVHAEAVSQGLPLVLVEIAREDLGSVGRLLAILGRATDKRFLLFSDDLSFSHDDTQYKSLKAVLDGGISGRPSNVILYATSNRRHLMPRDMIDNERASAIHPGEAVEEKVSLSDRFGLWLGFHPCSQDEYLAMVRGYCDAYDLKIDDETLRAEAIEWQATRGGRSGRVAWQLFTDLAGRHGIVL, encoded by the coding sequence ATGTCATCGGATGCGTTGACGCGGATTGCCGAGGCGCTGGAGCGACTGGCTCCGGCCCCACAGCCTGCCCCCAGCTTCACCGAGGCGACCGCCTATGTCTGGCGCGCTGACCCGGACATGCTGGTGCCGGTGGACACGGTATCACGCGTCGATCTGGTGCAATTGGTCGGCATTGAACGCGCCAAGGAAACGCTGCTGGCCAATACCCTGCAATTCGCGCGGGGGTTTGGTGCCAATAACGCCCTGCTCTGGGGCGCGCGCGGCATGGGGAAATCCTCGCTGGTCAAGGCGGTTCATGCCGAGGCTGTCTCGCAGGGCCTGCCTTTGGTGCTGGTCGAGATCGCGCGCGAGGATCTGGGTTCGGTCGGCAGGTTGCTGGCGATTCTGGGGCGTGCGACCGACAAGCGCTTTCTGCTGTTCTCCGACGACCTGTCCTTCAGCCATGACGACACGCAATACAAATCGCTGAAAGCGGTTCTGGATGGCGGCATCAGCGGCCGGCCGTCGAATGTGATTCTCTATGCGACCTCGAACCGGCGTCACCTGATGCCGCGCGACATGATCGACAATGAGCGCGCCTCGGCCATCCATCCCGGTGAAGCGGTCGAGGAAAAGGTATCCCTGTCGGACCGTTTCGGCCTGTGGCTGGGCTTCCATCCCTGCAGTCAGGACGAATATCTGGCGATGGTGCGCGGCTATTGCGATGCCTATGATCTGAAGATCGACGACGAGACGCTGCGTGCCGAGGCGATCGAATGGCAGGCCACGCGTGGCGGACGCTCGGGCCGTGTGGCCTGGCAGTTGTTCACCGATCTGGCCGGGCGCCACGGCATCGTGCTCTGA
- the tatC gene encoding twin-arginine translocase subunit TatC, translating to MTAKTEQDDDLDDSSAPLIEHLAELRTRIIWSMIAFMVAMVLCYTVWNPIYNFLTQPICHALEAREQECGLILLKLQEGFFVAIRISLLGGFALAFPVIAYQMWRFVAPGLYRNEKQAFLPFLLASPIMFFLGAAFAYYIILPMAYDFFLGFQQGPLTLPDDGTAGAAGDNPMAAIVFQGSVDEYLSLTTKFILAFGLSFQLPVLLTLMGKAGLVSAEGLASVRRYAVVAILVLAAFATPPDVISQVVLFVVVFGLYEISIHLVRRIEKKREAELRAQGLWDDTEE from the coding sequence GTGACGGCAAAAACCGAACAGGACGATGATCTGGACGACAGCTCGGCCCCGCTGATCGAGCATCTGGCCGAACTGCGCACGCGCATCATCTGGTCGATGATCGCCTTCATGGTGGCAATGGTCCTGTGCTATACGGTCTGGAACCCGATCTACAATTTCCTGACACAGCCGATCTGTCACGCGCTTGAGGCGCGGGAACAGGAATGTGGCCTTATCCTTTTGAAATTGCAGGAAGGTTTCTTTGTCGCCATCCGCATTTCGCTGTTGGGCGGTTTCGCGCTGGCCTTTCCGGTCATCGCTTATCAGATGTGGCGCTTCGTTGCGCCGGGCCTGTATCGCAATGAGAAACAGGCATTCCTGCCGTTCCTTCTGGCCTCGCCGATCATGTTCTTTCTGGGCGCGGCATTTGCCTATTACATCATCCTGCCCATGGCCTATGATTTCTTCCTGGGCTTTCAGCAGGGGCCGCTGACACTGCCGGATGACGGCACGGCGGGCGCTGCCGGCGACAACCCGATGGCGGCCATCGTCTTTCAGGGTTCGGTCGATGAATATCTGTCGCTGACCACCAAGTTCATCCTGGCCTTCGGACTCAGCTTTCAGCTGCCGGTCCTGCTGACCTTGATGGGCAAGGCCGGTCTGGTGTCTGCCGAAGGGCTTGCCTCGGTGCGTCGTTATGCCGTCGTGGCGATTCTCGTGCTGGCCGCCTTTGCGACGCCGCCCGATGTGATTTCGCAGGTGGTTCTGTTCGTGGTCGTCTTCGGGCTTTACGAGATTTCGATCCATCTGGTGCGCCGGATCGAGAAAAAGCGCGAAGCCGAACTGCGCGCGCAGGGGCTGTGGGACGACACTGAGGAATGA
- a CDS encoding MarC family protein, with translation MDLSLYITAFVTLFVVIDPIGLTPIFIALTPGMNAAQRRHIGFRAVVIAAVLLMLFGVAGEAILSAVGISISAFRVAGGMLLFLTALDMLFERRTERREGQGSADPEAQDPSVFPLAMPLLAGPGALATMILLGGQDSGWLHLLLINLVMLAVLLIAMVLFHLSTPLARVLGRTGVMVVTRLLGMLLAALSVQFVFDGLKGSGLF, from the coding sequence ATGGACCTGTCGCTTTACATCACCGCATTCGTCACGCTGTTCGTGGTCATCGACCCGATCGGGCTGACCCCGATCTTCATTGCGCTGACCCCCGGAATGAATGCCGCGCAGCGCCGCCATATCGGCTTTCGCGCCGTGGTCATTGCCGCCGTGCTTCTGATGCTGTTCGGTGTTGCGGGCGAAGCGATCCTGTCTGCCGTCGGCATTTCGATCTCGGCCTTTCGTGTCGCAGGCGGCATGCTGCTGTTCCTGACCGCCCTCGACATGCTGTTCGAAAGGCGCACCGAACGTCGCGAGGGTCAGGGCAGCGCCGATCCCGAGGCGCAGGACCCTTCGGTCTTTCCGCTGGCCATGCCGCTGCTGGCCGGACCGGGCGCATTGGCCACGATGATTCTGCTGGGCGGACAGGACAGCGGCTGGCTGCATCTGTTGCTGATCAATCTGGTGATGCTGGCAGTGCTGCTGATCGCGATGGTGCTGTTTCACCTGTCCACCCCGCTGGCACGGGTTCTGGGGCGCACCGGTGTCATGGTCGTCACCCGTCTGCTGGGCATGTTGCTGGCCGCGCTTTCCGTCCAGTTCGTCTTTGACGGATTGAAGGGATCGGGGCTGTTCTGA
- a CDS encoding response regulator transcription factor, with the protein MPPDILMIEDEPNIAEALRFILTRDGWQVQLHPDGIGGIEKIRDARPRLIILDLMLPNRSGAEILADLRGDDDPQLASTPVLMLTARGQGADSAQQADVVLAKPFANDELRATVRQFLD; encoded by the coding sequence ATGCCGCCTGATATCCTGATGATCGAGGACGAGCCGAATATTGCCGAAGCGCTGCGGTTCATTCTGACTCGTGACGGATGGCAGGTGCAACTGCATCCCGACGGGATTGGCGGCATCGAAAAGATCCGCGATGCGCGGCCGCGCCTGATCATTCTGGACCTGATGCTGCCCAATCGTTCGGGGGCAGAGATCCTGGCGGATCTGCGCGGCGATGACGACCCCCAGCTTGCCTCGACCCCGGTGCTGATGCTGACCGCACGCGGGCAGGGGGCCGATTCCGCGCAACAGGCCGATGTCGTGTTGGCCAAGCCCTTTGCCAATGACGAATTGCGCGCCACCGTGCGCCAGTTCCTGGACTGA
- a CDS encoding ATP-binding protein, protein MPFEALVAGCLAYVVLMFAVAFAADRAAARGRVGWLDHPLVYTLSLSVYCSAWTFYGAVGYATRSGLEFATIYLGPTIICAGAWWGLRRLVRVAKMHHVTSIADLISARFGKSNPLAALITLIAVIAATPYIALQLQSVRLSFEVFATDTPHGTPLSGALGGGIGLWVAAGLAVFTILFGTRNLAADERHHGVVTAIALEAIVKLLAFLALGVFVVWGLADGPVDMFGRITEASRDPEFAQGWLLKPGRWTALIVVSAAALITLPRMFQVMVVEAADEERLHVAGWAFPAYLFAMSLFVLPIAVMGRQLLPAGANPDLFVLTLPVAADRDLLAFLVFLGGFSAATSMVVVSAIALSTMISNHWIVPGWLALRRRAEGDERQDDEAQDVRGFVLNARRVAIVAVVGAGWVYHEASGGSAALAAMGLVAFTGMAQVLPAMLGGLLWRGANRRGAYAGVGTGFVLWMVMIFLPSVGIGTMPRLPPDVDPLAFSIFLSLSLNTLAFVGCSLVGFPDPVERLQGLSFVSSVEPIRHSRMMRGEDRAEPLLAMSRRVWGADAALRFFQSEAVAQGKSGYLPDLTPRFLTRLERKLSGTIGAATAHAMIDRVGGGAALTVSDLLQVADEAQRAKEETQRLESATAELARTATQLREANEKLTALSVQKDAFLGQISHELRTPMTSVRAFSEILMTPDLSEAERTRFAEIIHEEAGRLTRLLDDLLDLSVLESGRARMSFGVVNLHDLITRALSSASATCPDRVFTIDRDIPDEQLVVITDSDRLLQVLINVITNSRKYCDAERPVLKIRVRRDNGAGAQIDIVDNGSGIDGTRQSLIFEKFARLNDPARAGGAGLGLAICREIMLALGGDISYLPGLGGAAFRIRLPIKPPSIGRAEPEA, encoded by the coding sequence ATGCCGTTTGAGGCGCTGGTCGCGGGCTGTCTGGCCTATGTGGTGCTGATGTTCGCCGTGGCATTTGCGGCAGATCGTGCTGCCGCGCGCGGACGGGTCGGCTGGCTGGACCATCCGCTGGTCTATACGCTGTCGCTTTCGGTCTATTGCTCGGCCTGGACCTTTTATGGCGCGGTGGGCTATGCGACCCGATCCGGGCTGGAATTCGCGACCATCTACCTGGGGCCGACCATCATCTGCGCGGGGGCCTGGTGGGGGCTGCGCCGGCTGGTGCGGGTTGCAAAGATGCATCATGTCACCTCGATCGCGGATCTGATCTCGGCGCGATTCGGCAAATCGAACCCGCTGGCGGCGCTGATCACCCTGATCGCGGTCATTGCCGCCACGCCCTATATCGCCCTGCAGTTGCAATCGGTGCGCCTTTCCTTCGAGGTCTTTGCCACCGACACCCCGCATGGGACGCCGCTTTCGGGCGCGCTCGGGGGCGGGATAGGCCTTTGGGTCGCGGCGGGGCTGGCCGTGTTCACGATTCTGTTCGGCACCCGAAATCTGGCCGCGGACGAGCGCCATCACGGCGTGGTCACGGCCATCGCGCTGGAGGCCATTGTCAAATTGCTGGCCTTCCTGGCACTGGGTGTTTTCGTGGTCTGGGGGCTGGCGGACGGTCCGGTCGACATGTTCGGGCGCATCACCGAGGCGAGCCGCGACCCCGAATTCGCACAGGGCTGGTTGCTGAAGCCGGGGCGCTGGACGGCGCTGATCGTGGTTTCGGCCGCTGCCCTGATCACCCTGCCGCGGATGTTCCAGGTGATGGTGGTCGAGGCCGCGGATGAGGAACGTCTGCATGTCGCCGGATGGGCCTTTCCTGCCTATCTGTTCGCCATGTCGCTCTTCGTCCTGCCGATTGCGGTCATGGGGCGGCAACTGTTGCCTGCCGGTGCCAACCCTGATCTGTTCGTGCTGACCCTGCCGGTGGCGGCGGATCGGGACCTGCTGGCCTTTCTGGTGTTTCTGGGCGGGTTCTCGGCGGCGACATCCATGGTGGTGGTCAGCGCCATTGCCCTGTCGACGATGATTTCCAACCATTGGATCGTGCCGGGCTGGCTTGCCCTGCGTCGGCGTGCCGAGGGTGACGAACGTCAGGATGACGAGGCCCAGGACGTCAGGGGATTCGTTCTGAATGCCCGTCGGGTTGCCATCGTCGCCGTCGTCGGAGCCGGTTGGGTCTATCACGAGGCTTCGGGCGGTTCCGCGGCGCTGGCGGCGATGGGGCTGGTGGCATTCACCGGGATGGCACAGGTGCTGCCCGCGATGCTGGGCGGCCTGCTGTGGCGGGGGGCGAACCGGAGGGGAGCCTATGCCGGGGTCGGCACGGGTTTCGTGCTGTGGATGGTGATGATCTTTCTGCCTTCGGTGGGTATTGGCACCATGCCCCGTCTGCCGCCTGACGTGGACCCGCTGGCCTTCAGCATCTTCCTGTCGCTGTCGCTGAACACGCTGGCCTTCGTGGGATGTTCGCTTGTCGGTTTTCCCGATCCGGTCGAGCGGCTGCAGGGCCTGTCCTTTGTCAGTTCGGTCGAGCCGATCCGCCACAGCAGGATGATGCGCGGCGAGGATCGCGCCGAACCCTTGCTGGCCATGAGCCGTCGCGTCTGGGGGGCCGATGCCGCTCTGCGATTCTTTCAGTCCGAGGCCGTGGCACAGGGCAAGTCCGGCTATCTTCCCGATCTGACGCCGCGCTTTCTGACCCGGCTGGAGCGCAAGCTTTCCGGCACGATCGGCGCGGCCACCGCCCACGCCATGATCGACCGGGTCGGAGGAGGCGCGGCGCTGACGGTTTCGGATCTGTTGCAGGTGGCGGATGAGGCGCAGCGCGCCAAGGAGGAAACCCAGAGGCTGGAATCCGCGACCGCCGAACTGGCCCGGACCGCGACCCAATTGCGCGAGGCGAACGAGAAATTGACCGCGCTCTCGGTCCAGAAGGACGCATTTCTGGGCCAGATCAGCCACGAACTGCGCACGCCCATGACCTCGGTCCGGGCCTTTTCCGAGATCCTGATGACCCCGGATCTGTCCGAGGCCGAGCGCACCCGCTTTGCCGAGATCATCCACGAGGAAGCCGGACGGCTGACGCGCTTGCTGGATGATCTGCTGGATCTGTCGGTTCTGGAAAGTGGCCGTGCCCGCATGTCCTTTGGGGTGGTGAACCTGCATGACCTGATCACGCGGGCGCTTTCTTCGGCCTCGGCCACATGTCCTGATCGGGTCTTCACCATCGACCGGGATATTCCTGATGAACAGTTGGTTGTCATCACCGACAGTGACCGCCTGTTGCAGGTGCTGATCAATGTGATCACCAATTCCCGGAAATACTGCGATGCCGAAAGGCCGGTGCTGAAAATCAGGGTGCGGCGCGACAATGGTGCGGGCGCACAGATCGACATCGTTGACAACGGATCGGGGATCGATGGAACGCGCCAATCGCTGATCTTTGAAAAATTCGCCCGTCTCAATGACCCCGCCCGCGCGGGCGGTGCGGGGCTGGGGCTGGCGATCTGCCGGGAAATCATGCTCGCTTTGGGGGGAGATATTTCCTATCTGCCGGGCCTGGGCGGCGCGGCCTTCAGGATCAGATTGCCGATCAAGCCACCCTCGATCGGGCGGGCGGAGCCCGAGGCGTAA
- a CDS encoding twin-arginine translocase TatA/TatE family subunit yields the protein MLNNIGLPGLLLIAVVVLVLFGRGKISSLMGEVGKGITAFKKGVKDGSEEIEKAVEDTTDTPGEQARDVTPNNTDRS from the coding sequence ATGCTGAACAATATCGGCCTTCCCGGCCTTCTTCTGATCGCGGTTGTCGTGCTGGTCCTGTTCGGACGTGGCAAGATTTCGTCCCTCATGGGAGAAGTGGGCAAGGGTATCACGGCCTTCAAGAAAGGCGTCAAGGACGGCTCGGAAGAGATCGAAAAAGCCGTCGAGGACACCACGGATACGCCCGGTGAACAGGCGCGCGACGTGACGCCGAACAACACCGACCGCAGCTGA
- a CDS encoding short-chain fatty acyl-CoA regulator family protein has product MKSRSARHVLTGTRIRERRLSLSMRQADVARAAGISPAYLNLIEHNHRPAGEALVARLAEVLGVASEELAEGREEARIAALREAAARLPPGMAEPLPELDHATEFLARFPGWASVVVTTSRQAEALSAQLVDLSDRMTQDPYLLTTLHEVLSAVTSLRSTASILSEGDEIPDEWRQRFHDNLNQDSLRLSHTAQALVRYLDSFETEGSIHTPQEEVEAWMMAGFPPISESDDLASDVARMMAEQHLERFQEDAEALPDEALSAAAAESGDPVQIAAMLGRPLDLVMRRLAILRPAGFERAGLLICDGSGSLTLRRPTDGFPLPRPVDSCPLWPLYQALAQPHLALSHHVLTPEGRRFATLSLAVRSQPQGVTGPVLTQALMLILPYDPERAQAGAGPVPIGPACRICPRRECGARREPSILSTA; this is encoded by the coding sequence ATGAAATCGCGCAGCGCCAGACATGTCCTGACGGGGACCCGCATTCGGGAAAGGCGCCTGTCGCTGTCCATGCGACAGGCCGATGTTGCCCGCGCCGCCGGGATTTCCCCCGCCTATCTGAATCTGATCGAGCACAACCACCGCCCCGCCGGTGAGGCCTTGGTTGCAAGGCTGGCTGAAGTGCTGGGCGTAGCTTCTGAAGAACTGGCCGAGGGCCGCGAAGAGGCACGTATTGCCGCCCTGCGCGAGGCGGCGGCGCGTTTGCCCCCCGGAATGGCCGAACCGTTGCCCGAACTGGATCATGCGACAGAGTTTCTGGCCCGTTTTCCCGGATGGGCCTCGGTGGTGGTGACGACATCACGACAGGCCGAGGCTCTGTCCGCGCAGTTGGTCGATCTTTCTGACCGGATGACGCAGGATCCCTATCTGCTGACGACGCTGCACGAAGTTCTGTCGGCCGTCACCTCGCTGCGTTCGACCGCGTCGATCCTGTCAGAGGGTGACGAGATACCGGATGAATGGCGGCAGCGTTTTCACGACAACCTCAATCAGGACAGCCTGCGTCTGTCCCATACGGCCCAGGCACTGGTGCGCTATCTGGACAGTTTCGAGACCGAAGGCAGCATCCATACCCCGCAGGAAGAGGTCGAGGCATGGATGATGGCGGGCTTTCCGCCGATTTCCGAATCCGACGACCTGGCCTCGGATGTCGCGCGAATGATGGCCGAACAGCATCTGGAGCGCTTTCAAGAGGATGCCGAGGCGCTGCCGGATGAGGCCCTGAGCGCCGCCGCCGCGGAAAGCGGTGACCCCGTGCAGATCGCCGCCATGCTGGGCCGACCGCTGGACTTGGTGATGCGGCGGCTGGCCATCCTGCGCCCGGCGGGGTTCGAACGTGCGGGTCTGTTGATCTGCGACGGTTCGGGCAGCCTGACCCTACGCCGTCCGACGGATGGTTTTCCCTTGCCCCGCCCGGTGGATTCCTGCCCGCTCTGGCCGCTCTATCAGGCTCTGGCCCAGCCTCATCTGGCGCTGTCGCATCATGTCCTGACGCCCGAGGGCCGACGCTTTGCCACGCTGAGCCTGGCCGTCCGCAGCCAGCCCCAAGGGGTGACCGGCCCGGTTCTGACGCAGGCGCTGATGCTGATCCTGCCCTATGATCCCGAAAGGGCACAGGCCGGTGCCGGGCCGGTGCCGATCGGGCCGGCCTGCCGGATCTGCCCGCGGCGGGAATGCGGAGCCAGACGCGAGCCGTCGATCCTTTCTACAGCCTAG
- the tatB gene encoding Sec-independent protein translocase protein TatB, whose product MFDIGWTELLVIGVVALIVVGPKDLPHLFHSLGRFTAKARGMAREFTSAMEDAAKGSGLDEAAGSLRDMKSLTSKKALGLDALDRAAERFEKWDPKVPGPKETAKPDPGLGTGPSGAKAPEEGKTGASAPAPAAPATSEATQPAGARQLHAVRRSDMKDD is encoded by the coding sequence ATGTTCGATATCGGCTGGACCGAGCTTTTGGTGATTGGCGTTGTGGCGCTGATCGTGGTCGGTCCCAAGGATCTGCCGCATCTGTTCCATTCGCTGGGGCGCTTTACCGCCAAGGCGCGGGGAATGGCGCGCGAATTCACCTCGGCGATGGAAGATGCCGCCAAGGGTTCTGGGCTGGATGAGGCCGCGGGCAGCTTGCGCGACATGAAATCGCTGACTTCGAAAAAGGCATTGGGGCTGGACGCGCTGGATCGCGCCGCAGAGCGTTTCGAGAAATGGGATCCCAAGGTTCCCGGCCCGAAAGAGACGGCCAAGCCGGATCCGGGCCTCGGGACCGGACCCTCCGGGGCCAAGGCTCCGGAAGAGGGCAAGACTGGCGCTTCTGCGCCAGCACCGGCTGCCCCTGCCACATCCGAAGCGACCCAGCCTGCGGGGGCGCGGCAGCTTCATGCCGTGCGGCGCAGTGACATGAAAGACGACTGA
- a CDS encoding retropepsin-like aspartic protease family protein: MATDDGMRLAYYIVLLVVIGGAVLFELSGRGSKALRQLGLWVVIFAGAFFASELWMNGGLSGQRQMVTSGGRIEIPASRDGHFHLTAQLNGVPVRFIVDTGASSIALGPEDARRIGIDTGDLAYIGTAMTANGQVKTAPVTIDELAIGDILDRNVRAWVIDGDLDGSLLGMSYLRTFARVSFESDLLILQR, encoded by the coding sequence ATGGCGACCGATGACGGCATGCGGCTGGCCTATTACATCGTGCTTCTGGTGGTGATCGGCGGCGCAGTGCTGTTCGAACTGTCTGGTCGCGGCAGCAAGGCGTTGCGGCAGTTGGGCCTGTGGGTCGTGATCTTTGCCGGCGCGTTCTTTGCCTCGGAACTGTGGATGAATGGCGGCCTGTCCGGTCAGCGACAGATGGTCACCAGTGGCGGGCGCATCGAGATCCCCGCCTCGCGGGACGGGCATTTTCACCTGACCGCGCAGCTGAATGGCGTCCCGGTCCGATTCATCGTCGATACCGGTGCCTCATCCATCGCCCTTGGCCCGGAAGACGCGCGACGCATCGGTATCGACACCGGAGATCTGGCCTATATCGGCACCGCCATGACCGCCAACGGTCAGGTCAAGACCGCGCCCGTGACCATCGACGAGCTGGCCATCGGCGATATCCTCGACCGCAATGTCCGGGCCTGGGTCATCGATGGTGATCTCGACGGCTCCTTGCTGGGCATGTCCTATCTGCGGACATTCGCCCGCGTCAGCTTTGAAAGCGATCTGCTGATTCTGCAGCGCTGA